The Mytilus galloprovincialis chromosome 2, xbMytGall1.hap1.1, whole genome shotgun sequence genome has a window encoding:
- the LOC143063049 gene encoding uricase-like: MSQSGLKTEFEFSGYGKNFVKVLQLRREGKIHYVKEIEVSTQLTLNNTKDYIHGDNSDIIATDSQKNTVYVLARQHGIETIEKFALTISDHFLRKYSHVTNTQIYIEEAPWKRISVDGQEHVHAFFFSKEAIRRCEVTQERGGKPLLRSGLKEMRIMKTTQSAFRKFVDDEFRTLPDADDRLFCTVVDSWWWYNSVNSVDFTKVWEGIKGIVLDTFAGPATTGVFSPSVQNTLHLTVRNVLSKIPQVEKMEITLPNVHYFGMDYNKFTKINLKDYKNEVYMPTDKPSGNISARIQRSRLSKL, encoded by the exons ATGTCACAGTCAGGCTTAAAGACAGAGTTTGAGTTTAGTGGTTATGGTAAAAACTTTGTAAAAGTGCTACAACTAAGACGGGAAGGTAAAATACACTATGTGAAAGAAATAGAAGTCAGCACACAATTGACCCTTAATAACACAAAAGACTATATACATGGTGATAATTCTGACATCATTGCAACAGATTCACAGAAAAACACAGTATATGTTCTAGCTAGACAACATGGA atagAGACCATTGAGAAGTTTGCTTTGACTATATCTGACCACTTTTTGAGGAAATATAGTCATGTTACCAATACTCAAATTTATATTGAAGAAGCACCATGGAAAAGAATATCTGTG GATGGACAGGAGCATGTGCATGCCTTTTTCTTCAGTAAGGAGGCTATAAGAAGGTGTGAAGTAACTCAGGAAAGGGGAG gaaAACCATTGTTGAGATCAGGACTTAAAGAAATGAGGATCATGAAAACAACACAGTCAGCCTTTAGAAAGTTTGTAGATGATGAATTCAGGACATTGCCAGATGCTGATGACAGATTATTTTGTACTGTTGTAGATTCATGGTGGTGGTATAATTCAGTAAACAGTGTAGACTTCACAAAGGTGTG GGAAGGTATTAAAGGTATTGTTCTAGATACATTTGCAGGACCAGCGACAACTGGAGTTTTCTCCCCTTCAGTACAGAATACCCTTCATTTAACAGTCAGAAATGTTTTATCAAAGATACCTCAG gtTGAAAAGATGGAGATTACACTACCAAATGTCCATTATTTTGGTATGGATTACAACAAATTCACAAAGATCAACCTAAAAGATTATAAAAACGAG